One segment of Mycolicibacterium sp. YH-1 DNA contains the following:
- a CDS encoding NAD-dependent succinate-semialdehyde dehydrogenase, translated as MTSTQTPQVAGSRSSLAAADADALRASSEVIARLGLDATPPSGFEIEDPATGSVIAALRDWAPEEALDAVGRAVAAGEQWSRTTTRTRADILRAWYELLIANAEALALLITREMGKPLAEARGEVAYGTDFVRWYSEEATRPIGNNREVPVGGGQLLTRRAPVGLSVLITPWNFPLAMATRKIAPALAAGCPVIIKPAALTPLTTVLAVDFAIEAGVPEGLINVVTTTSAAAFSDAVLRDPRVRKVSFTGSTPVGRTLMGLAAQNVLRSSMELGGNAPLIVFDDADLERAVNGAFSAKMRNGGQSCIAANRIFVQEGIADAFTEGLAARMRDVKVGSGFGSGVELGPLIDGRAVQAMSRLVSDAVERGAEVVTGGSAITGAGHFFEPTLLASVPPTAEVVSNEIFGPVAAIQRFGSEDEVVARANDTEFGLAGYVFTENLDRALNVADRLETGLVGINQGVPSNAAAPFGGVKQSGLGREGSGEGLDEYQEIRFYNIARRPTT; from the coding sequence ATGACCAGCACGCAAACGCCACAGGTGGCCGGCTCTCGTAGCTCGCTCGCTGCGGCCGACGCGGATGCCCTCCGCGCATCCAGCGAGGTGATCGCCCGGCTGGGGCTCGATGCGACACCTCCGTCAGGATTCGAGATCGAAGATCCTGCAACGGGTTCGGTGATCGCTGCGCTCCGCGACTGGGCGCCTGAGGAGGCGCTTGACGCAGTGGGACGGGCAGTCGCGGCGGGTGAGCAATGGTCTCGAACGACGACCCGCACCCGCGCTGACATCCTTCGCGCCTGGTACGAGCTGCTCATCGCCAACGCCGAGGCGCTAGCACTGCTCATCACCCGCGAGATGGGCAAACCTCTGGCGGAGGCCCGCGGCGAGGTCGCCTATGGCACCGATTTCGTCAGGTGGTACTCCGAAGAGGCAACGAGGCCGATCGGCAACAACCGGGAGGTCCCGGTAGGAGGCGGTCAGCTCCTGACCCGTCGGGCTCCGGTGGGGCTCTCGGTGCTGATCACACCGTGGAACTTCCCCTTGGCCATGGCGACTCGCAAGATCGCCCCTGCCCTCGCGGCGGGGTGTCCCGTGATCATCAAGCCGGCCGCGCTGACGCCGCTGACCACCGTTCTCGCCGTCGACTTCGCCATCGAGGCCGGAGTGCCCGAGGGCCTGATCAACGTTGTCACGACGACGTCAGCCGCAGCATTCAGCGATGCCGTCCTGCGCGACCCTCGAGTGCGCAAGGTGTCGTTCACGGGGTCAACCCCGGTCGGTCGCACGTTGATGGGCTTGGCGGCACAGAACGTCCTGCGGTCATCGATGGAGCTGGGCGGTAACGCCCCGCTTATCGTCTTCGACGATGCCGACCTGGAGCGTGCGGTCAACGGAGCCTTCAGCGCGAAGATGCGCAACGGTGGCCAGTCCTGCATCGCGGCCAACCGGATCTTCGTACAAGAGGGAATCGCCGATGCCTTCACCGAGGGGCTGGCCGCTCGAATGCGAGACGTCAAGGTGGGCAGCGGGTTTGGATCCGGTGTCGAGCTGGGTCCGCTTATCGACGGCCGTGCGGTACAAGCGATGTCGCGGCTGGTCTCCGATGCCGTGGAACGCGGCGCCGAGGTGGTCACCGGCGGCTCCGCGATCACCGGTGCCGGCCATTTCTTCGAACCGACGCTGCTGGCTTCCGTCCCGCCAACTGCAGAGGTGGTGAGCAACGAGATCTTTGGACCTGTCGCCGCGATCCAGCGCTTCGGCAGCGAGGACGAAGTCGTGGCGCGGGCCAACGACACCGAGTTCGGCCTCGCGGGCTACGTGTTCACCGAGAACCTTGATCGCGCGCTCAACGTGGCCGATCGGCTTGAGACAGGGCTGGTCGGTATCAATCAGGGGGTTCCGTCCAACGCGGCGGCCCCGTTCGGTGGGGTCAAGCAATCCGGACTCGGCCGAGAGGGCAGCGGCGAGGGTCTCGACGAGTATCAGGAGATTCGGTTCTACAACATCGCTCGCCGGCCCACAACCTGA
- a CDS encoding acyl-CoA dehydrogenase family protein, producing MHLPAEEEAIVKTVHDFVEKQVKPVVRDLEHANVYPEDLIETMKEIGIFGLAIPEPYGFGQVSMPCYVLVAEELARGWMSLAGAMGGHSVVSKLILQFGTEEQKQTYLPRMATGELRATMALTEPGGGSDLQAMRTVARRDGDEYLINGSKTWISNARRSGLIALLCKTDPEAQPSHKGVSILLVEKVPGFTVSKDLPKLGYKGVESCEINFTDCRVPSGALLGASEGHGFAQMMKGLEVGRLQVAARATGVARAAFEDALAYAQDRESFGKPIWQHQSVGNLLADMGTKLYAARALLLSAAARFDSGERCDMEAGMAKLFASEAAMQIALDAVRVHGGYGYSTEYDVERYFRDAPLMIVGEGTNEIQKNVIAKQLVKRGGLDL from the coding sequence ATGCACTTGCCAGCTGAAGAAGAAGCCATCGTCAAGACCGTCCACGACTTCGTGGAGAAGCAGGTCAAGCCGGTCGTGCGGGATCTCGAGCATGCGAATGTCTATCCCGAGGACCTCATCGAGACAATGAAGGAAATCGGCATTTTCGGACTCGCCATCCCCGAGCCGTACGGCTTCGGGCAGGTGTCGATGCCGTGCTACGTGCTGGTCGCGGAGGAACTGGCTCGCGGCTGGATGAGCCTTGCCGGTGCGATGGGCGGGCACAGTGTGGTGTCCAAGTTGATCCTGCAGTTCGGTACCGAAGAGCAGAAGCAGACCTACCTGCCCCGGATGGCGACCGGCGAGCTGCGTGCCACCATGGCGCTCACAGAGCCAGGCGGCGGGTCCGATCTGCAGGCGATGCGGACCGTGGCCCGCCGCGACGGCGATGAGTACCTAATCAATGGCAGCAAAACGTGGATCTCCAATGCCCGACGCTCAGGCCTGATTGCCCTGCTGTGCAAGACCGATCCCGAAGCCCAGCCCTCCCACAAGGGTGTCTCGATTCTGTTGGTCGAGAAGGTCCCCGGATTCACCGTCTCAAAGGACCTCCCCAAGCTCGGCTACAAGGGTGTCGAGAGCTGCGAGATCAACTTCACCGACTGCCGCGTCCCGAGCGGTGCGCTGCTTGGTGCTAGCGAGGGCCACGGCTTCGCTCAGATGATGAAGGGTCTCGAGGTTGGCCGGCTTCAGGTCGCGGCGAGGGCGACCGGCGTCGCACGGGCGGCCTTCGAGGATGCACTCGCCTACGCACAGGACCGGGAGAGTTTCGGTAAACCGATCTGGCAGCATCAGTCGGTGGGCAACTTGCTGGCCGATATGGGCACCAAACTCTATGCTGCTCGTGCGCTGTTGTTGTCTGCTGCAGCACGTTTCGACTCAGGCGAGCGTTGCGACATGGAAGCTGGGATGGCCAAACTCTTCGCATCGGAGGCCGCCATGCAGATCGCACTGGACGCTGTCCGGGTGCACGGGGGTTACGGTTACTCGACCGAGTACGACGTTGAACGCTACTTCCGCGACGCGCCGCTGATGATCGTCGGCGAGGGGACCAATGAGATCCAGAAGAACGTGATCGCCAAGCAGCTGGTTAAGCGGGGCGGGCTAGACCTGTGA
- a CDS encoding heme-binding protein, with protein MKTTRIRTAGLVTGLVAATIAAPVASAAPDPCSADNISGTVSTVTGQARDYLNAHPGANQVVSAARTQPRPEAEANIRGYFTNNPQEYHELRGILTPIGDTQRQCNVTVLPPDLASAYDTFMAG; from the coding sequence ATGAAGACCACACGCATCCGCACCGCGGGACTGGTCACCGGGCTGGTAGCGGCGACCATCGCCGCTCCGGTCGCTTCTGCGGCACCCGATCCATGCAGCGCAGACAACATTTCCGGAACCGTGAGTACGGTCACCGGCCAGGCCAGGGACTACCTGAACGCACACCCGGGCGCCAATCAGGTGGTGTCGGCCGCACGCACGCAGCCGCGGCCCGAGGCGGAGGCCAACATTCGTGGCTACTTCACCAACAATCCGCAGGAGTACCACGAACTGCGTGGGATCCTGACGCCGATCGGTGACACGCAGCGTCAGTGCAACGTCACGGTGCTCCCACCGGATCTGGCGTCGGCATACGACACGTTCATGGCCGGCTGA
- a CDS encoding DUF2848 family protein — MLTSSPSVTGAQLSLHVHRTSDEVTPVTVAVTEAYNFGYAARDREGVQEHVDQMRALGFAAPQQVPAIFPIPPDRISTASEFTVSGEQTYGEVEFALINSEEHGWLVTIGSDHTDLEVEGVKMPKAKAMCPDVVGATAWRLDEVRDDWDRFTMTMWAESDDGATTQLQHDVTGHLLAPHQLISILEDRRPGALPVGTVIMSGTVAGEPTPGMRGWSARLEDPETGRRIELGYTLRRLSEEI; from the coding sequence ATGCTGACGTCCTCGCCCAGCGTCACAGGCGCGCAGCTGTCCCTTCACGTGCACAGGACCAGCGATGAAGTCACACCGGTGACGGTGGCGGTCACTGAGGCGTACAACTTCGGTTACGCTGCCCGCGACCGCGAGGGAGTCCAAGAACACGTCGATCAGATGCGCGCGCTGGGATTCGCGGCCCCGCAGCAGGTTCCGGCGATCTTCCCGATCCCGCCGGATCGGATCAGCACCGCATCCGAGTTCACCGTCTCGGGTGAGCAGACCTACGGCGAGGTGGAGTTCGCCCTCATCAACTCCGAGGAGCACGGCTGGCTTGTCACCATCGGATCTGATCACACCGATCTGGAGGTGGAGGGTGTGAAGATGCCGAAAGCCAAGGCGATGTGCCCCGATGTCGTCGGAGCCACCGCGTGGCGCCTCGATGAGGTCCGCGACGACTGGGACCGCTTCACCATGACGATGTGGGCCGAGTCCGACGACGGAGCGACAACCCAGCTACAGCACGACGTCACGGGGCATCTGCTGGCTCCGCACCAGTTGATCAGCATTCTGGAGGATCGCCGACCCGGTGCGCTGCCCGTCGGAACCGTGATCATGTCGGGCACCGTCGCTGGGGAACCGACGCCCGGTATGCGTGGCTGGAGTGCCCGGCTTGAGGACCCCGAGACCGGCCGGCGGATTGAACTCGGCTACACGCTGCGTCGGCTGAGCGAAGAGATCTGA
- a CDS encoding VOC family protein: MTSPFPGFAHVAITVSDLEASTCWYRSLFDSGPVFDEDEESGAFHHTVFALDNGMLFGLHKHTGVDPTQAYRAEQPGLDHVAFDCGMAELTSWEQRLDVLGISHGGIKRAHYGSGISFRDPDGIALEFFAPPQ; the protein is encoded by the coding sequence ATGACGAGCCCATTCCCCGGCTTCGCTCATGTCGCAATTACCGTGTCAGACCTCGAAGCAAGCACCTGCTGGTATCGCAGTCTTTTCGACTCGGGCCCCGTGTTCGACGAGGACGAAGAGTCGGGCGCCTTCCATCACACCGTCTTCGCGCTCGACAATGGCATGTTGTTCGGCCTGCACAAGCACACCGGTGTGGATCCGACCCAGGCATACCGCGCTGAGCAACCAGGTTTGGATCACGTCGCCTTTGACTGCGGCATGGCCGAACTGACGAGTTGGGAACAACGACTCGACGTGCTCGGGATCTCACACGGAGGGATCAAGCGCGCTCACTACGGCTCGGGGATCTCCTTCCGTGATCCCGATGGCATCGCCCTCGAATTCTTCGCACCCCCTCAGTAG
- the lysE gene encoding L-lysine exporter, with protein MDSPLLVGFFASFALIAAIGAQNAFVLRQGIRREHVLPVVAMCTVSDIALIAAGIGGVGALITAHPNAVNVAKFGGAAFLIGYGLLAAKRAWRPSALTPSDAAPARLGAVLITCAALTFLNPHVYLDTVVLLGTLANESGDGRWLFGVGAVTASAVWFTSLGLGARRLAGLFATPSTWRILDGIIAVMMLALGISLAVS; from the coding sequence ATGGACTCGCCCCTGCTCGTTGGCTTCTTCGCGTCATTCGCGCTCATCGCCGCCATCGGCGCGCAGAACGCGTTCGTGCTGCGTCAGGGCATCCGCCGCGAGCACGTGCTGCCCGTGGTGGCGATGTGCACGGTGTCCGACATCGCGCTGATCGCGGCGGGTATCGGGGGCGTCGGCGCCCTGATCACCGCCCACCCGAACGCGGTCAACGTCGCCAAGTTCGGCGGTGCGGCGTTCCTGATCGGCTACGGTCTGCTCGCGGCGAAGCGCGCCTGGCGGCCGTCGGCCCTCACCCCATCGGACGCGGCGCCGGCCCGGCTCGGCGCCGTGCTGATCACCTGCGCGGCACTGACGTTCCTCAACCCCCACGTCTACCTCGACACCGTGGTGCTCCTCGGCACGCTGGCCAACGAAAGCGGCGACGGGCGTTGGCTGTTCGGCGTCGGTGCGGTCACCGCCAGCGCCGTGTGGTTCACCAGCCTCGGGCTCGGAGCGCGCCGACTGGCCGGGCTGTTCGCAACGCCGTCGACATGGCGCATCCTCGACGGCATCATCGCCGTGATGATGCTCGCCCTCGGTATCTCGCTGGCGGTGTCCTAG
- a CDS encoding MFS transporter: protein MSTHLADSAIGIKTMAKVSRRLIPFLVLLYFVNYLDRVNIGFAGPNGMNEDLGMSAKAFGFASGIFFIGYLLLEVPSNIALNKFGGRRWIARIMLTWGIISSAIAFVPNTETLIVLRFLLGVAEAGFFPGIILYLTFWFPERHRSKAISLFMVAVPISTAIGSTMSSLIIDWGHGLFGLDGWRLLFLVEGMPAVVLAFVCWFYLTDRPAEATWLEPAEKRWLEATLDDERLSAQTGQHWPLKKALSHPRILMLAFVYFGIAYGLYAVGFFLPTIVAGFQEQYGTHMSVVERGLVTSVPYVIAAIVMVPWARHADRTGERVWHVAIPAIVGAVSIPAALYMIDPYLAMVAVTVSTCAVMCALPVFWALPSTFLTGVAAAGGIALINSLGNLSGFGGPYITGWLTDLTGDAKAAMWVVGALSLAAAAVVVYLGARPRPDQDAGSLEQRRASGI from the coding sequence GTGAGCACGCACCTCGCTGATTCGGCCATCGGAATCAAGACGATGGCGAAAGTCAGCCGCCGGTTGATTCCGTTCCTGGTACTCCTCTACTTCGTCAACTACCTCGATCGCGTCAACATCGGCTTCGCCGGTCCGAACGGCATGAACGAGGACCTTGGGATGAGCGCCAAGGCGTTCGGATTCGCCTCGGGCATCTTCTTCATCGGGTACTTGCTGCTGGAAGTGCCGAGCAATATCGCGCTCAACAAGTTCGGCGGGCGCCGCTGGATTGCACGCATCATGCTGACGTGGGGAATCATCAGCAGTGCGATCGCATTCGTGCCCAACACGGAAACCCTTATCGTCCTGCGGTTCCTGCTCGGTGTGGCGGAAGCGGGATTCTTCCCCGGGATCATTCTCTACCTCACCTTCTGGTTCCCGGAAAGGCATCGCTCCAAGGCGATCTCGTTGTTCATGGTGGCGGTGCCGATATCCACAGCCATCGGGTCGACCATGTCGTCGCTGATCATCGATTGGGGGCACGGACTTTTCGGCCTCGACGGCTGGCGCCTTCTGTTCCTAGTCGAGGGCATGCCCGCCGTCGTTCTCGCGTTCGTCTGCTGGTTCTACTTGACCGACCGACCAGCCGAGGCCACGTGGCTTGAACCTGCTGAAAAGCGTTGGTTGGAGGCAACACTGGACGACGAACGACTGAGTGCCCAGACCGGCCAGCACTGGCCGCTCAAGAAGGCGCTTAGTCATCCGAGGATCCTGATGCTGGCGTTTGTCTACTTCGGAATCGCATACGGCCTCTACGCGGTCGGGTTCTTTCTCCCGACCATCGTCGCCGGGTTCCAGGAGCAGTACGGCACGCATATGAGCGTTGTCGAGCGTGGCCTCGTGACCTCTGTTCCCTACGTCATCGCCGCCATCGTGATGGTGCCGTGGGCGCGCCACGCCGACCGGACCGGCGAACGGGTATGGCACGTCGCGATCCCGGCGATCGTCGGGGCGGTGTCAATCCCCGCCGCGCTCTATATGATCGACCCCTATCTGGCGATGGTCGCCGTCACGGTGTCCACCTGCGCGGTCATGTGTGCCCTACCCGTGTTCTGGGCGCTGCCCTCGACATTCCTCACCGGTGTCGCCGCGGCCGGCGGAATCGCCCTGATCAACTCGCTAGGGAACCTCAGCGGCTTCGGAGGTCCCTACATCACCGGGTGGCTGACCGATCTGACCGGCGATGCCAAGGCCGCGATGTGGGTGGTCGGGGCACTGTCCCTGGCCGCGGCTGCCGTGGTGGTCTACCTGGGCGCCAGACCCAGGCCGGATCAAGACGCAGGCAGCCTCGAACAACGACGAGCCTCGGGGATCTAG
- a CDS encoding TetR family transcriptional regulator, producing MQPSGGALIREARQRAGLTQAELAARAGTAQPSIARWENGTSSMKFDDVLRLIRLCELDLEFSLVEGGAHGTTRGTGPAVVQALDRQVHGGGSSTVERIVDAAVECLIDVGWERTTVSEVAVRAGLSRPTVYSYFGSRDDLLFAVSAAAAQRISAQLTAVAAAGTNSGAEFVVESVVTVVMEYRRDPAASLLGLIRPGEVLAANAVEVSRVALLPLLTWEPQVADELDEIAETVMRFVVSLMVDDGTRCQTEGGLRAYLYRRLIPALQI from the coding sequence ATGCAGCCTTCCGGAGGGGCTCTGATCCGCGAGGCTCGGCAGCGCGCTGGACTCACTCAGGCCGAACTCGCTGCCCGTGCGGGCACAGCGCAACCGTCCATTGCTCGCTGGGAGAACGGCACCTCGTCGATGAAGTTCGATGATGTGCTGCGCTTGATTCGGCTTTGCGAGCTTGACTTGGAGTTTTCCCTGGTTGAGGGCGGTGCGCACGGCACGACGAGGGGTACTGGTCCGGCCGTCGTGCAGGCACTGGATCGACAGGTGCACGGCGGCGGTTCCTCGACGGTGGAGCGCATCGTCGATGCCGCAGTCGAATGCCTCATCGACGTGGGTTGGGAGAGGACCACCGTCAGCGAGGTGGCTGTGCGGGCGGGGCTGAGTCGCCCCACGGTCTATTCGTATTTCGGCTCCCGCGACGACCTGCTCTTTGCTGTCTCCGCAGCTGCGGCACAGCGTATTTCGGCTCAACTTACGGCCGTTGCGGCAGCCGGAACGAACTCTGGGGCGGAGTTCGTCGTGGAGTCGGTGGTCACCGTGGTCATGGAGTACCGTCGCGATCCCGCGGCCTCGCTGCTGGGGCTGATCCGCCCAGGCGAGGTGCTGGCGGCCAACGCGGTCGAGGTGTCCCGCGTAGCGCTGTTACCGCTGCTGACGTGGGAGCCGCAGGTGGCGGACGAACTCGACGAGATCGCCGAGACCGTGATGAGGTTCGTGGTGTCCCTCATGGTCGACGACGGGACGCGTTGTCAGACCGAGGGTGGTTTACGCGCGTATCTGTATCGCCGCCTGATACCTGCTTTACAGATCTAG
- a CDS encoding molybdopterin-dependent oxidoreductase: MTDQVSALDPAARTVHHRTCPLCEAMCGLDIHVEGDQVVQIKPDRLDVWSQGHICPKGTTLGAMHHDPDRLRVPMIREGERWREASWPEAFRRCSELLSPVIAEHGIEAVTAYVGNPLAHGFSLSRYAGVLIGMSGIPMIYSSGTVDQWPKNVSSHLMYGGMWKIPVPDIPHTDMLVVMGANPAVSQGSLLSCPDVIGKITAIRKRGGKVVVIDPRRTATAAKADEWLAITPGTDAAFLAAMCQVIFAENLVRLGAAEGLVDGLDELRDLLEDWTPERVEAVTGIAAGRIRTLARELASTERAVVYGRIGTCNQEFGTLASWLVDVVNIITGHMDAEGGLLFPTPSAWSFTELPMPGLEQGVPNFGRWKTRVRGAPEILGHVPVSCLAEEVATPGDGQIRALFTVAGNPVLSAPGGELLDRALPALDCMISVDNWMNETTRHAHVILPGLSPLEQPHHDDLIWNFAVRSGANYSPAVFPPADGRPEEWEILIRLACVCQGQAADEVDVSVIDNGLFDVMASIKGFDGAALRARYEQEGRFSTGGPQRLLDLTLRTGPFGDRYGEVADGLSLDLLLENPHGIDLGANRPRLAEVLNVPDGKVVLAPPHITADLPRLAARLSRPADDLVLVNRRQLRSNNSWMHNVPALVKGSNRCTLQIHPDDATRFGLAEGELATVTSASGSIDVPVELDSGIRPGVVCLPHGWGHDRPGLRTAVASAHPGVNSNILSPVAFVDVPSGNAAVNGIPVAVAPVA, translated from the coding sequence ATGACCGACCAAGTTTCGGCGCTAGATCCTGCCGCACGCACCGTCCACCACCGCACCTGTCCACTCTGCGAAGCCATGTGCGGGCTCGACATTCACGTCGAGGGCGATCAGGTGGTGCAGATCAAACCCGACCGGCTCGACGTGTGGAGCCAAGGCCACATCTGTCCCAAGGGGACCACACTCGGTGCGATGCACCATGACCCCGATCGGCTGCGGGTGCCGATGATCCGCGAGGGGGAGCGTTGGCGGGAGGCGAGCTGGCCGGAGGCGTTCCGACGCTGTTCGGAGCTGCTGAGCCCCGTGATCGCGGAGCACGGTATCGAGGCCGTCACCGCTTATGTGGGCAATCCGTTGGCGCACGGCTTCAGCCTCAGCCGCTACGCCGGGGTGCTTATCGGGATGTCCGGCATTCCAATGATTTACAGCTCCGGAACCGTTGACCAGTGGCCCAAGAATGTCAGCTCGCACCTGATGTACGGCGGCATGTGGAAGATCCCGGTCCCCGACATCCCGCACACCGACATGCTCGTCGTGATGGGCGCCAACCCTGCGGTCTCACAGGGATCGCTGCTCAGCTGCCCGGATGTCATCGGCAAGATCACCGCGATCCGCAAGCGCGGCGGCAAGGTGGTGGTGATCGACCCGCGGCGCACCGCGACCGCAGCCAAGGCCGACGAGTGGCTTGCCATCACCCCCGGTACCGACGCCGCGTTCCTTGCCGCGATGTGCCAGGTGATCTTCGCCGAGAACCTGGTGCGTCTGGGTGCCGCGGAGGGGCTCGTCGACGGGCTCGACGAGCTGCGCGATCTGTTGGAGGACTGGACTCCGGAGCGGGTTGAGGCTGTCACGGGCATCGCGGCCGGTCGAATTCGCACTCTGGCCCGCGAGCTGGCCTCCACGGAGCGCGCGGTGGTGTACGGCCGGATCGGCACCTGCAACCAGGAATTCGGCACTCTTGCGTCCTGGCTGGTGGACGTCGTCAACATCATCACCGGGCATATGGACGCCGAGGGAGGTCTGCTGTTCCCGACACCCTCGGCGTGGTCCTTCACTGAACTTCCGATGCCCGGGCTCGAACAGGGTGTCCCGAACTTCGGGAGATGGAAGACGCGAGTGCGGGGTGCTCCCGAGATCCTGGGTCATGTGCCGGTGTCGTGCCTGGCCGAGGAGGTCGCCACCCCGGGCGACGGGCAGATCCGGGCGCTGTTCACGGTGGCGGGCAATCCCGTGCTGTCCGCACCTGGCGGCGAGCTTCTCGATCGGGCCCTGCCGGCACTGGACTGCATGATCAGCGTCGACAACTGGATGAACGAGACCACCCGGCACGCGCACGTCATCCTGCCCGGGTTGTCTCCGCTCGAGCAGCCTCACCATGACGACCTCATCTGGAATTTCGCGGTGCGCAGCGGCGCGAACTACTCGCCGGCTGTCTTCCCGCCCGCCGATGGCAGGCCCGAGGAGTGGGAGATCCTGATCCGCCTGGCGTGTGTGTGCCAGGGTCAGGCCGCCGACGAGGTCGACGTCAGCGTCATCGACAACGGCCTGTTCGATGTCATGGCCTCCATCAAGGGATTCGATGGCGCCGCGCTGCGCGCACGATACGAACAGGAGGGACGGTTCAGCACAGGCGGACCGCAGCGGCTGCTCGACCTCACCCTGCGCACAGGACCGTTCGGCGACCGGTACGGCGAGGTGGCGGACGGGTTGTCTCTGGACCTGCTCCTGGAGAACCCACACGGAATTGACCTGGGCGCCAACCGCCCTCGACTCGCCGAGGTGCTCAACGTGCCCGACGGGAAGGTCGTGCTGGCGCCACCGCATATCACCGCGGACCTGCCGCGTCTGGCCGCGCGACTGAGCCGGCCTGCCGACGACCTGGTACTGGTGAACCGCAGACAGCTGCGGTCCAACAACTCGTGGATGCACAACGTCCCGGCTCTGGTGAAGGGGTCCAATCGGTGCACCCTGCAGATCCACCCCGACGACGCCACTCGCTTCGGGCTCGCCGAGGGCGAGTTGGCCACCGTGACCTCAGCGTCCGGATCCATTGATGTGCCAGTGGAATTGGACTCCGGTATCCGTCCCGGCGTGGTGTGCCTGCCACACGGCTGGGGTCACGACCGCCCCGGTCTGCGCACGGCCGTGGCATCCGCGCACCCGGGCGTGAACAGCAACATCCTGTCGCCGGTGGCGTTCGTGGATGTGCCGAGCGGGAATGCAGCGGTCAACGGCATCCCCGTCGCGGTGGCCCCGGTGGCCTGA
- a CDS encoding aspartate aminotransferase family protein → MSTSTGAVLDAPALWPAQAHVPSVVGRQLVIERGEGSYIVTADGRRLFDGTAGLWHANIGHSRPELAEAAAEQMRRLETYHIFGRFVNDQALTLADRLSALSPIPDSKVILNSGGSDAIDVACKLARRHWQREGRLDKRVILSRQFAYHGLHAFGTSIAGLDFNREGYGGESLVPETARIPLHDLDATIELIAEIGADRIAAVVTEPIQGTGGVHPPQEGYLRRLADICEANDILLILDEVITGFGRTGTMFAAERFGVTPDLLTFAKGVTSGYAPLGGVLVGARIWQPFYRDDADTPIFRHGATYAGHATACAVAMRNLDVLEQEALLPRVKDLESQLVDGLDALAARNPSVSEVRVCGFLGGVSLVDTVDAVRVADALIDVGFVSRPLRGNTLQLSPPFITTDDELRDYIDAIDAAVTAEAQ, encoded by the coding sequence ATGTCAACATCCACTGGTGCAGTGCTCGATGCGCCCGCACTGTGGCCCGCGCAGGCCCACGTCCCCTCCGTCGTAGGCCGACAGTTGGTCATCGAGCGCGGTGAGGGGTCATACATCGTCACCGCTGATGGGAGACGGCTGTTCGACGGCACTGCGGGGTTGTGGCACGCGAACATCGGTCACAGTCGACCTGAACTCGCCGAGGCGGCCGCTGAACAGATGCGCCGCCTGGAGACCTATCACATCTTCGGACGGTTCGTGAATGACCAGGCACTCACGCTCGCCGATCGGTTGTCGGCCTTATCGCCGATTCCCGACAGCAAGGTCATTCTGAACTCAGGTGGCTCCGATGCCATCGACGTGGCATGCAAGTTGGCGCGCAGGCACTGGCAGCGTGAAGGACGGCTCGACAAGAGAGTGATCCTGAGTCGGCAGTTTGCCTACCACGGTCTGCACGCCTTCGGGACGAGCATTGCCGGTCTCGACTTCAACCGTGAGGGTTACGGCGGTGAGTCCCTGGTCCCGGAGACGGCGCGGATTCCCCTGCATGACCTCGATGCGACGATCGAACTCATTGCCGAGATCGGCGCCGACCGCATCGCAGCCGTCGTCACCGAGCCCATCCAGGGGACCGGCGGAGTTCACCCGCCACAAGAGGGGTACCTACGCCGCCTGGCGGACATCTGCGAGGCCAATGACATCTTGCTGATCCTGGACGAGGTCATCACAGGATTCGGGCGGACCGGAACGATGTTCGCGGCCGAGAGGTTCGGTGTGACACCGGATCTGCTCACCTTCGCCAAGGGTGTGACCTCCGGATACGCGCCGTTGGGCGGGGTCCTGGTCGGTGCTCGGATCTGGCAGCCGTTCTATCGCGATGACGCAGACACGCCGATCTTTCGGCACGGTGCCACCTATGCCGGCCATGCCACCGCATGCGCGGTCGCGATGCGCAACCTCGATGTCCTTGAGCAAGAGGCGCTGCTGCCTCGGGTCAAGGACCTGGAGTCCCAATTGGTCGACGGACTTGACGCACTGGCTGCCCGAAACCCATCGGTCAGTGAGGTGCGTGTGTGCGGATTTCTCGGCGGAGTGTCGCTCGTCGATACAGTGGATGCGGTTCGCGTTGCCGATGCGCTCATCGACGTCGGATTCGTCTCACGGCCGTTGCGGGGTAACACGTTGCAGCTCAGCCCACCGTTCATCACGACCGACGACGAACTGCGGGACTACATCGACGCGATCGACGCCGCGGTGACTGCGGAGGCTCAGTAA